In a single window of the Papaver somniferum cultivar HN1 chromosome 8, ASM357369v1, whole genome shotgun sequence genome:
- the LOC113304244 gene encoding riboflavin biosynthesis protein PYRD, chloroplastic-like: MNLQTLQFSNLNPTPFSSHSKFKSRSCNFRKKVSESSIVMKNNGRLSRIRCDGGGGVEGEKDDKFYMRKAVELAKTAIGCTSPNPMVGCVLVKNGEIIGQGFHPKAGQPHAEVFALREAGDKAENATAYVSLEPCNHFGRTPPCSEALIRAKVNRVVVGMVDPNPIVASRGVEKLRNAGIDVTVAVEEELCKNLNEAYIHRMLTGKPFVTLRYSQSVNGQILDKVGLAAKEPGGYYSQLLQAYDGVILSSGSLTGDFTFPTSQEPQARQPLRIIVARTTDSPVQIPILTADAATQVIIFAENDVVVNTETTSQGVETVIMDKVNLNAILDYCASRGLCSVLVDFVGDYKDLEELVEEGLEQGLVQKVVMEVLPVWEGRKEREIQTTKKLEREVRKLKKLQSRISNESVLVEGYF; the protein is encoded by the exons ATGAATCTTCAAACACTTCAGTTCTCAAACCTCAATCCCACACCTTTCTCTTCCCATTCAAAATTCAAGAGTAGGTCATGTAATTTCCGGAAAAAGGTCTCTGAATCATCAATTGTTATGAAAAACAATGGTCGTTTGAGTAGAATTAGGTGTGATGGCGGTGGTGGCGTTGAAGGGGAAAAAGATGATAAATTTTATATGAGAAAAGCTGTTGAACTTGCAAAGACTGCAATTGGATGTACAAGTCCTAATCCAATGGTGGGATGTGTTCTTGTTAAGAATGGGGAAATTATTGGTCAAGGGTTTCATCCTAAAGCTGGTCAGCCTCATGCTGAG GTTTTTGCATTGAGGGAAGCTGGTGATAAGGCTGAGAATGCTACTGCATATGTAAGTTTAGAACCTTGTAACCATTTTGGGAGGACTCCGCCGTGCTCTGAAGCGTTGATTCGAGCTAAAGTGAATCGAGTTGTTGTGGGAATGGTGGATCCAAATCCAATTGTTGCTTCAAGGGGGGTTGAGAAACTAAGGAATGCAGGAATTGATGTTACGGTGGCGGTCGAGGAAGAGTTGTGCAAGAATCTAAATGAGGCTTATATTCATCGAATGCTTACCGGGAAGCCGTTCGTTACACTGAG GTACTCGCAGTCTGTTAATGGGCAAATTTTAGACAAAGTCGGGTTAGCTGCCAAGGAACCTGGTGGTTACTACTCGCAGTTACTACAAGCTTATGATGGTGTCATCCTGTCTAGTGGCTCACTGACTGGGGACTTCACCTTCCCTACTTCGCAAGAGCCCCAAGCTAGACAACCCTTGCGGATCATAGTGGCAAGAACTACAGATTCTCCTGTGCAAATCCCCATCCTAACTGCTGATGCAGCAACGCAGGTGATTATATTTGCGGAGAATGATGTGGTCGTGAATACTGAAACAACCAGTCAAGGAGTTGAAACTGTGATTATGGATAAGGTAAATTTGAATGCAATTCTTGATTACTGTGCTAGCCGTGGATTATGCAGCGTTTTGGTGGATTTTGTTGGGGACTATAAAGATCTTGAAGAACTTGTTGAAGAGGGTCTTGAGCAAGGTCTGGTGCAGAAAGTAGTGATGGAAGTATTGCCAGTTTGGGagggaagaaaagagagagaaattcAAACAACGAAGAAACTTGAAAGAGAAGTTCGTAAATTGAAGAAACTACAATCTAGGATCTCAAATGAGAGTGTTTTAGTAGAGGGATATTTTTGA
- the LOC113304301 gene encoding pectin acetylesterase 9-like isoform X1 has product MNTTSYGFVLISWLFLLAFTPLGIYSETKKNLVKMTLVQHAVTQGAFCLDGSLPGYHLDRGYGSGANNWLLQFEGGGWCNDIESCLERAKSGHGSTRYMSKWEYFNGILSNNASLNPDFHNWNRVKLRYCDGASFSGDSLYQNETVKLYFRGQRIWKAIIDDLLPKGLNLADKALLSGCSAGGLATFLHCDNFTSFLPKTTTAKCMSDAGFFLDIRDISLQHTARQFFENLILLQGTEQFLNENCTGSRYYPYQCFFPQYALPYVKAPYFILNSAYDVFQFHHNLVPPSTDLRGHWSRCKNNPAACNLHQLTILQGFRFEMLKALLYFYQYSKTGGMFLNSCFSHCQSESQDTWFAPDSPRVHNRTIAESVGDWYFERRVTKLVDCAYPCDNSCHNTIDGQKKFVLGRSLDEKIGNSSHMWRRRN; this is encoded by the exons atgaatacaacaAGTTATGGGTTTGTTTTGATTAGTTGGTTATTTTTGTTAGCATTCACACCATTGGGGATTTATTCAGAAACCAAAAAGAATCTAGTGAAGATGACTCTGGTTCAACATGCTGTAACTCAAGGAGCTT TTTGTTTGGATGGAAGTCTACCTGGTTATCATCTAGACAGGGGATATGGTTCTGGAGCAAATAACTGGCTTTTACAATTTGAG GGAGGTGGTTGGTGTAATGACATTGAGTCATGCTTGGAGAGAGCAAAATCTGGACATGGATCGACCAGGTACATGAGCAAATGGGAGTACTTCAATGGGATTCTAAGCAACAATGCCTCTTTAAATCCTG ATTTTCATAACTGGAATCGGGTTAAGCTTAGATACTGTGACGGAGCGTCATTTTCCGGGGACTCCCTGTATCAAAATGAA ACAGTAAAGCTATACTTTAGGGGCCAGAGGATTTGGAAGGCAATCATTGATGATCTTCTTCCCAAGGGTTTGAATCTTGCAGATAAG GCTCTGCTCTCAGGCTGTTCTGCTGGTGGTCTCGCGACTTTCTTGCACTGTGATAACTTCACTAGCTTTTTACCCAAAACTACCACTGCAAAATGCATGAGTGACGCAGGATTTTTCCTTGATAT AAGAGACATTAGTTTGCAACACACGGCCAGGCAATTTTTcgaaaaccttattcttctacaG GGCACAGAACAATTTCTGAATGAAAACTGTACTGGTTCACGTTACTATCCGTATCAG TGCTTCTTTCCGCAATATGCTTTGCCTTATGTCAAAGCACCGTATTTCATCTTAAATTCGGCTTATGATGTCTTCCAG TTTCATCATAATCTCGTTCCACCTTCTACTGATTTGCGTGGACATTGGAGTCGATGTAAAAACAATCCTGCAGCGTGTAATCTACATCAGCTAACTATATTACAAG GTTTTAGATTTGAAATGCTTAAAGCTTTGTTATACTTTTACCAGTACTCCAAAACAGGAGGGATGTTCTTAAATTCATGTTTCTCTCATTGCCAAAGTGAGTCCCAAGACACATGGTTTGCTCCAGATTCCCCGAGAGTTCACAATAGG ACGATAGCAGAGTCAGTTGGTGATTGGTACTTTGAGAGAAGGGTAACCAAGTTAGTTGACTGTGCATATCCCTGTGATAATAGCTGCCACAACACTATAG ATGGACAGAAGAAGTTTGTTTTAGGGCGaagtttagatgaaaaaattgggAATTCTTCTCATATgtggagaagaagaaattag
- the LOC113304301 gene encoding pectin acetylesterase 9-like isoform X3 has product MNTTSYGFVLISWLFLLAFTPLGIYSETKKNLVKMTLVQHAVTQGAFCLDGSLPGYHLDRGYGSGANNWLLQFEGGGWCNDIESCLERAKSGHGSTRYMSKWEYFNGILSNNASLNPDFHNWNRVKLRYCDGASFSGDSLYQNETVKLYFRGQRIWKAIIDDLLPKGLNLADKALLSGCSAGGLATFLHCDNFTSFLPKTTTAKCMSDAGFFLDIRDISLQHTARQFFENLILLQGTEQFLNENCTGSRYYPYQCFFPQYALPYVKAPYFILNSAYDVFQFHHNLVPPSTDLRGHWSRCKNNPAACNLHQLTILQGFRFEMLKALLYFYQYSKTGGMFLNSCFSHCQSESQDTWFAPDSPRVHNRTIAESVGDWYFERRVTKLVDCAYPCDNSCHNTIG; this is encoded by the exons atgaatacaacaAGTTATGGGTTTGTTTTGATTAGTTGGTTATTTTTGTTAGCATTCACACCATTGGGGATTTATTCAGAAACCAAAAAGAATCTAGTGAAGATGACTCTGGTTCAACATGCTGTAACTCAAGGAGCTT TTTGTTTGGATGGAAGTCTACCTGGTTATCATCTAGACAGGGGATATGGTTCTGGAGCAAATAACTGGCTTTTACAATTTGAG GGAGGTGGTTGGTGTAATGACATTGAGTCATGCTTGGAGAGAGCAAAATCTGGACATGGATCGACCAGGTACATGAGCAAATGGGAGTACTTCAATGGGATTCTAAGCAACAATGCCTCTTTAAATCCTG ATTTTCATAACTGGAATCGGGTTAAGCTTAGATACTGTGACGGAGCGTCATTTTCCGGGGACTCCCTGTATCAAAATGAA ACAGTAAAGCTATACTTTAGGGGCCAGAGGATTTGGAAGGCAATCATTGATGATCTTCTTCCCAAGGGTTTGAATCTTGCAGATAAG GCTCTGCTCTCAGGCTGTTCTGCTGGTGGTCTCGCGACTTTCTTGCACTGTGATAACTTCACTAGCTTTTTACCCAAAACTACCACTGCAAAATGCATGAGTGACGCAGGATTTTTCCTTGATAT AAGAGACATTAGTTTGCAACACACGGCCAGGCAATTTTTcgaaaaccttattcttctacaG GGCACAGAACAATTTCTGAATGAAAACTGTACTGGTTCACGTTACTATCCGTATCAG TGCTTCTTTCCGCAATATGCTTTGCCTTATGTCAAAGCACCGTATTTCATCTTAAATTCGGCTTATGATGTCTTCCAG TTTCATCATAATCTCGTTCCACCTTCTACTGATTTGCGTGGACATTGGAGTCGATGTAAAAACAATCCTGCAGCGTGTAATCTACATCAGCTAACTATATTACAAG GTTTTAGATTTGAAATGCTTAAAGCTTTGTTATACTTTTACCAGTACTCCAAAACAGGAGGGATGTTCTTAAATTCATGTTTCTCTCATTGCCAAAGTGAGTCCCAAGACACATGGTTTGCTCCAGATTCCCCGAGAGTTCACAATAGG ACGATAGCAGAGTCAGTTGGTGATTGGTACTTTGAGAGAAGGGTAACCAAGTTAGTTGACTGTGCATATCCCTGTGATAATAGCTGCCACAACACTATAG GTTAA
- the LOC113304301 gene encoding pectin acetylesterase 9-like isoform X2, whose translation MNTTSYGFVLISWLFLLAFTPLGIYSETKKNLVKMTLVQHAVTQGAFCLDGSLPGYHLDRGYGSGANNWLLQFEGGGWCNDIESCLERAKSGHGSTRYMSKWEYFNGILSNNASLNPDFHNWNRVKLRYCDGASFSGDSLYQNETVKLYFRGQRIWKAIIDDLLPKGLNLADKALLSGCSAGGLATFLHCDNFTSFLPKTTTAKCMSDAGFFLDIRDISLQHTARQFFENLILLQGTEQFLNENCTGSRYYPYQCFFPQYALPYVKAPYFILNSAYDVFQFHHNLVPPSTDLRGHWSRCKNNPAACNLHQLTILQGFRFEMLKALLYFYQYSKTGGMFLNSCFSHCQSESQDTWFAPDSPRVHNRTIAESVGDWYFERRVTKLVDCAYPCDNSCHNTIGTTPSNYSC comes from the exons atgaatacaacaAGTTATGGGTTTGTTTTGATTAGTTGGTTATTTTTGTTAGCATTCACACCATTGGGGATTTATTCAGAAACCAAAAAGAATCTAGTGAAGATGACTCTGGTTCAACATGCTGTAACTCAAGGAGCTT TTTGTTTGGATGGAAGTCTACCTGGTTATCATCTAGACAGGGGATATGGTTCTGGAGCAAATAACTGGCTTTTACAATTTGAG GGAGGTGGTTGGTGTAATGACATTGAGTCATGCTTGGAGAGAGCAAAATCTGGACATGGATCGACCAGGTACATGAGCAAATGGGAGTACTTCAATGGGATTCTAAGCAACAATGCCTCTTTAAATCCTG ATTTTCATAACTGGAATCGGGTTAAGCTTAGATACTGTGACGGAGCGTCATTTTCCGGGGACTCCCTGTATCAAAATGAA ACAGTAAAGCTATACTTTAGGGGCCAGAGGATTTGGAAGGCAATCATTGATGATCTTCTTCCCAAGGGTTTGAATCTTGCAGATAAG GCTCTGCTCTCAGGCTGTTCTGCTGGTGGTCTCGCGACTTTCTTGCACTGTGATAACTTCACTAGCTTTTTACCCAAAACTACCACTGCAAAATGCATGAGTGACGCAGGATTTTTCCTTGATAT AAGAGACATTAGTTTGCAACACACGGCCAGGCAATTTTTcgaaaaccttattcttctacaG GGCACAGAACAATTTCTGAATGAAAACTGTACTGGTTCACGTTACTATCCGTATCAG TGCTTCTTTCCGCAATATGCTTTGCCTTATGTCAAAGCACCGTATTTCATCTTAAATTCGGCTTATGATGTCTTCCAG TTTCATCATAATCTCGTTCCACCTTCTACTGATTTGCGTGGACATTGGAGTCGATGTAAAAACAATCCTGCAGCGTGTAATCTACATCAGCTAACTATATTACAAG GTTTTAGATTTGAAATGCTTAAAGCTTTGTTATACTTTTACCAGTACTCCAAAACAGGAGGGATGTTCTTAAATTCATGTTTCTCTCATTGCCAAAGTGAGTCCCAAGACACATGGTTTGCTCCAGATTCCCCGAGAGTTCACAATAGG ACGATAGCAGAGTCAGTTGGTGATTGGTACTTTGAGAGAAGGGTAACCAAGTTAGTTGACTGTGCATATCCCTGTGATAATAGCTGCCACAACACTATAGGTACAACACCATCCAACTATTCTTGCTAA
- the LOC113304302 gene encoding pectin acetylesterase 9-like gives MNTTSYGFVFISLLLLLTFTPLRIHASQTKDDLVDLTLVQNATTLGAVCLDGSPPGYHLDRGYGSGANNWLLVFEGGGWCHTIEECVKRAKEKRGSSTHMEKWKHFYGIMSKNASLNPDFYNWNRVKIRYCDGGSFAGDSMYENATVKLYFRGQRIWKAIIYDLLPKGLNLADKALLSGCSAGGLATFLHCDNFTSYLPKTATVKCMSDAGVFLDIKDISLNYTARQYFKKVAALQGAEQFLNENCTSSLHDYPYQCFFPQYALRYVKAPYFILNSAYDTYQVKHHLVPHSTDPSKHWEQCKNKTTACDENQLDILQGFRYEMINALSDFNDFSETGGMFINSCFAHCQAESDGTWFAPDSPRIHDKTIAEAVGDWYFERTPSKLLDKPYPLGSSCPNITG, from the exons atgaatacaacaagttatgggtttgtttttattAGTTTGTTATTATTGCTAACATTCACACCATTGAGAATTCATGCATCACAAACGAAAGACGATCTAGTGGATCTGACTCTGGTTCAAAATGCTACAACTCTAGGAGCTG TTTGTTTGGATGGGAGTCCACCTGGTTATCATCTAGACAGAGGATATGGTTCTGGAGCAAATAACTGGCTTTTAGTCTTTGAG GGAGGTGGTTGGTGTCATACTATTGAGGAATGTGTGAAAAGAGCAAAAGAGAAAAGAGGGTCGAGTACTCATATGGAAAAATGGAAGCATTTCTATGGCATCATGAGCAAGAACGCATCCTTGAATCCTG ATTTTTATAATTGGAATCGAGTTAAGATTAGATATTGCGATGGAGGCTCGTTTGCCGGGGACTCTATGTATGAAAATGCA ACAGTAAAGCTATACTTTAGGGGCCAGAGGATTTGGAAGGCAATCATTTATGATCTTCTTCCCAAGGGTTTGAATCTTGCAGATAAG GCTCTGCTCTCAGGTTGTTCTGCTGGTGGTCTCGCAACTTTCTTGCACTGTGATAACTTCACTAGCTATTTACCCAAGACTGCCACTGTAAAATGCATGAGCGACGCTGGGGTTTTCCTTGATAT AAAGGACATTAGTTTGAATTACACAGCAAGGCAATATTTCAAAAAAGTTGCTGCTCTACAG GGTGCAGAACAATTTCTGAATGAAAACTGTACTAGTTCACTTCATGACTATCCATATCAG TGCTTCTTTCCACAATATGCTTTGCGTTACGTCAAAGCACCATACTTCATCTTAAATTCCGCTTATGATACTTACCAA GTTAAGCATCATCTCGTTCCACATTCCACTGATCCGAGCAAACATTGGGAGCAATGTAAAAACAAGACTACAGCGTGTGATGAAAATCAGCTTGATATATTACAAG GTTTTAGATATGAAATGATTAACGCTTTGTCAGACTTTAACGATTTCTCCGAAACGGGAGGGATGTTCATAAATTCATGTTTCGCTCACTGTCAAGCTGAGTCCGACGGAACATGGTTTGCTCCGGATTCCCCAAGAATTCACGATAAG ACGATAGCAGAGGCAGTTGGCGATTGGTATTTTGAGAGAACACCATCCAAGTTGCTTGACAAACCATATCCTTTAGGTAGTAGCTGCCCCAACATTACAG GTTAA